Proteins encoded within one genomic window of Diorhabda sublineata isolate icDioSubl1.1 chromosome 1, icDioSubl1.1, whole genome shotgun sequence:
- the LOC130453214 gene encoding cytochrome b-c1 complex subunit 6, mitochondrial, with amino-acid sequence MFFDKFLKFPKLLSVKAQDEEEGQEGGGEEEEEVELVDPQETLREQCKANAHCLKLAEKYQACNDRVNSKSHTTETCVEELFDLMHAVDHCVSKDLFSKLK; translated from the exons atgttttttgacaaatttttaaagttcCCAAAATTGTTGTCAGTTAAAGCACAAGACGAAGAAGAGGGACAAGAAGGTGGTGgtgaagaagaggaagaagttGAGCTAGTAGATCCTCAAGAAACCTTACGg GAACAATGCAAAGCAAATGCTCATTGTTTAAAATTAGCAGAAAAATACCAAGCATGTAATGATAGAGTTAATTCCAAATCACACACTACAGAAACGTGCGTTGaggaattatttgatttaatgcATGCTGTAGACCACTGTGTTTCTAAAGACCTTTTTAgcaagttaaaataa